From a region of the Pleuronectes platessa chromosome 22, fPlePla1.1, whole genome shotgun sequence genome:
- the cdkn1d gene encoding cyclin-dependent kinase inhibitor 1D encodes MAMASPSTSTTGSPTASDSALSCQGGIEALKMKVGPVRRNLFGPLDHQQLQQDFQRLLCMSMEMANKRWNFNFQADVPGEGSNIEWEELKCQDVPAFYHSCMIRPVVGPGAEAKKGMKRTLSSSPTSSSSSGSGDEYLELTTKRCYRGKRRQSAITDFFKVKKSRLLHYKASSRL; translated from the exons ATCACCTACGGCGTCTGACTCGGCGCTCTCCTGCCAAGGGGGCATCGAGGCCCTGAAGATGAAGGTGGGGCCCGTGAGGAGGAATCTCTTTGGGCCTTTGGaccaccagcagctgcagcaggacttCCAGAGGCTGCTCTGCATGAGCATGGAGATGGCCAATAAGCGGTGGAACTTCAATTTCCAGGCTGACGTGCCAGGAGAGGGCTCCAACATTGAATGGGAGGAGCTCAAGTGCCAGGATGTCCCGGCGTTTTACCACAGCTGCATGATTAGGCCGGTGGTCGGGCCCGGGGCCGAGGCAAAGAAGGGGATGAAGCGGACATTGTCCTCGTCCCCGACGTCCAGCAGCTCGTCTGGGTCTGGGGATGAGTACTTGGAGTTGACCACCAAGAGGTGCTACAGAGGGAAACGTAGACAGTCCGCCATCACAG aCTTCTTCAAGGTGAAGAAGAGCAGGCTTCTGCACTACAAAGCTTCCTCCCGGCTATGA